The Spirochaetota bacterium DNA window CACCTACTGCTGAAAAGGCCATGTCGATTCACCAACAGATGCAAGCGGCAGTTAGTGGGTTTAATCGTGGTATGTATACGCCGCACTACATTGCATATTTTCAAGCATTTACCAACACCTATGCTTCGGTGGATATTTTGAAAAAGCTTTACGATAGTGCATTAGAATTTAATAATGTAGTGGGCCTTATGATAGGTACTCGCCCTGATTGCGTGCCTGATGATGTGCTTGATTTAATAGCCAGTTATAAAAAGAGCAATTTTGAGTTGTGGCTTGAGATTGGTATGCAGAGCATGCATGAGAAAAGCTTGAGCCTCCTCAATAGAGGCCATACACATTCCCAGACAATTGATGCAATCATGAGAGCTTCAAAGCGCGGCATTCCGGTATGTGTCCATGTTATTCTTGGGATACCATCTGAAAGCTGGGATGACATGATGGCTACTGCAAATGAAATCAGTAAACTTCCTATCAGTGGTGTTAAAATTCACCATCTGCATGTTATTAAAGGCACTCCACTTGAAATGATGTATAATAGTGGTGCGGTGAACTTATTGTCGTTTAAGCAATATGTATCGTATGTATGTGACTTTATTGAGCGCCTGAGGGGCGATATTATTATTCATCGGCTGCTAGGTGATCAGCCCAAAGATATGTTAGTAGCTCCTGCTTGGGGCTTGCATAAGGGGACGGTATTAAAAGCCATAGAGGATGAATTGCTGCGTCGGGGTACTTATCAGGGATTTTTGTGCGATAGTTACTGATAATTTTATGGTTGCGCTTATATATAATCGTATTATATTACTCAATTTAACATCCTGAATCCCGATTTGCATCGGGACAGGCATGATTTAGTAATTTGTCACATTGAACTCGTTTTAGGATCTCAATGAAAAATAGATTCAGGGGTAGGTCCGGAATGACATTGATAAAAGCCTATTTGTTTTATAGAAAGGGAGAGACATCATGAATCTGCGTCCTGATACCTATGCACGTTCAACACTTGAACGCTATACCGGTTCATCAATTGATGATTTTGGTTCATATATCATTTTGTGCAATTTCCAGCGGTATGTGGATGATTTTGCTTCAATGACAGGTGCAAAGGTGCATGCTGGCTACTGGAGTTGTGCACATAGCCATGAACGCAACATATCAATAATAAATTTTGGTGTTGGTTCTCCTTCAGCGGGCATTGTTGTACATTGCTTATCAT harbors:
- a CDS encoding TIGR01212 family radical SAM protein (This family includes YhcC from E. coli K-12, an uncharacterized radical SAM protein.), with the translated sequence MCQKKKINHYNVGNWYGKPYHFFGDYLYHKFGAKILKLSINANLGCPNRDGTIDTGGCIFCSLGSASPTAEKAMSIHQQMQAAVSGFNRGMYTPHYIAYFQAFTNTYASVDILKKLYDSALEFNNVVGLMIGTRPDCVPDDVLDLIASYKKSNFELWLEIGMQSMHEKSLSLLNRGHTHSQTIDAIMRASKRGIPVCVHVILGIPSESWDDMMATANEISKLPISGVKIHHLHVIKGTPLEMMYNSGAVNLLSFKQYVSYVCDFIERLRGDIIIHRLLGDQPKDMLVAPAWGLHKGTVLKAIEDELLRRGTYQGFLCDSY